The Saprospiraceae bacterium genome contains the following window.
TCTTTGCAATCCTTAATTACAAATTCATATTCAGTTGTACAATCACCGTGAAATGGCCCTAATTTTAATGGCAATGAACTGTAGGGAAATTCACCATAAAATTTTCCATTACCAGTGACTTTAAAACAATCTGATGAATTGCGATTTTTAAAATTAAAAAAAACATAAAACAATTTGTCAGGTGTGCAATCTGTTTTTTCAACAATTAGATCATACAGCTTACAAGGTTCTTGAATTGTGTCGCAACATACAGGTCCCCAAAGGGTATCAGTGGCACAGGACGGATCTCTGTGATCAGCAATTAGAAAATTATATTTTGTTACGCAATCACCTAAAAGTGGACCTATTTTATAAAATGCCTCACCGTATTTGAATTTACCCATTAAACGGTTGTTGGCCTTTAAATAAAAGCTATCTGACACACCGGTTGCTTTAAAGGCAATTTTAGCATAAAACATTTTATCAGAATCACAGGCTGTACGTTCGATTTTCAAATCTGAAATTTTGCATTTTTCAGGACAACAAATTTCAGGGATTTCGAGCCGGGCTTGACACTCGGGTTTATCACAATCGACAATGGTAATCAACCTTTTTGTTACACAATCCCCTTCAAAAGGTCCCAGGTTTAGAGGTAAGGCACTGTATTCAAATTCACCATAATTGTGATCATTTATTTTTAATCTAAAGCATTTGGAAGCATTTTGATATTTAAAATTGAAAAGTAATTTGAATCGATTGGTGCTGTCACAATCGGATTTATCATATCTCAAGTCGAATAATTCACAATTGGACTCGCAGCATACTTTACCCAATTCCTTAGCAATGTGGCAAGATTGATTGGTTACGTCTGTAATTGCAAATTCATAAATTGTGGTACAATCTCCTGGTAATCCATCAATTATAATTGGAAGTTTCGAATAGGCAAATTTGCCGTAATTCTTACCATTTCCGGTAATTGTGAAAAAATCGCCCGCATCTCTGTAAGCAAAGTTGATTTTAACGGCAAATTTCTTTTCCGCATTGCAAATTGTTTTAGTAATCACCAAATCAAATAACTCACAGGCTTGAACTTTGGAAAATAGCCCTGTACCCAGGAATAAGATACTTAAGCTGAGAAGGAGGTTTTTAAATCGCATGTTGTGATTTTTAATCAAAATATAGTTTTATGTTACTGTGTACGTAAAAGTAAGCCAATCAGTTGCTTTGAAGTTAATTTTTGATGAAAATCAGTGTTTTGAGATTTCGAACTGTATTTAAAAAAGTTATATATGTAGTTTCCGATATATCATGCTAATAAAAAAGATGTGAATAATTTGGTATTTCAAAATGCTGTGCTATTTTTGCTAGGTGAAAGGATTCTGTTAAGTCAGGTCCTTCTATATGATTTTTGATAGAGACGAAGCAACTCTTCCGAAATCAATATTGTAACTTATTATTAATCAAGGTCTTAGGCATTTGAAAGCGTTTCATTATGTCTGAGTTTTTTGATGTTTAAATCTATTCGTCTAAAATCAAAGTCTTTGGATTTTAGTCTGAATGGTGTTTAACTGTGTTTTAAAATGAGTATTAAAGACGAATTATTTAATAGAATAACCAAATTCATGAAACGTTCAATTTTGTATTTCAACTTATTCTTGGGAATTCTTGTTGCCCAAACAAGCATAGCCCAGGATTGCCAGTTTGCTGCATTTCCTCCGCAAGGACTGACCTCCAGTTGTGCAGGGAAAGTGGCATTGGAATGTCCTGATTTTGTGTTGCCTGAATGTGGATGCATTCCGGATCCAAATGCAAAACCAGCAATTGTAAAAAAGCACTTTGAATTAAATTTCAGGGAGTTCCCACCTGGAGGGGTGCATTTAGATTCAACACTTACTATTTTTGAAACCGTTCCTGCAGCAGGTTGCGCTGATGTAACTATTATTATGACTGCAATTGGCGATTTAAGTGCCAGGCCGTTTGAAGATTTGGTATTGGTAGATGAGAATGGAACCATCATATGCAGGGTAGGAGGATTGGATTGTCAAGTTGTTGAAAGCAGCTGTACCATGTCCTTTTGCGAATTCAATTCGCAAATTCAAGGAGGCTTGCGTTGGAAAATACTGCCTAATTCGTTGATAACCAATGGGCAATCTTTCCCATTTTGTCAGGAAAGTTGGCTGGACATTGAATTGAGAATTCCTCAATCAAATATCCGGGCAATCAATGACATCAATCATAAATGTGGTGGAGAAGTTGAATTGCCAAATGGAATTACTAAAATTAAATGGAGCAGTATTAATAAATATACGTGTGAAGAAATTTCCACGGTACAAGAAATTAACGTCAATGACCGTATTCCGCCTGTAATATTGAATTGTCCAACCAAAGGAATCACAATCAATTTAGGCCCGGGCGAGTGCGAAGCAGTTTGGAATGCTCCAATGTTTATGGCCATGGATGATTGTCCGTTTCCGATTGTTTTTGGACAAAATGCCTTATCGGGAGGTTGCAATCAGTTTTTCCAAAATTTCTGTGGGATTAATGCCTGCGGAGATAGCGGTGGTTACTTTTTTGATATTAGAAATAAAAGCAATTGTGCGATTTATATTCGTGGATTTTCAGCTGCATTTACAGGTGGCTCAGCCAGTAATTTTGGAACATATGAAGTTTATACCAGAAATACGGCAAACACTTCCTGGAGAGCTGCACCAACAGGTGGATGGCCGACTGGAAATACCTGTTTAAACAATATGCCTAAATCAGCCTGGAGTCTTTTAAAAACAACTGGTGTGGCAGATTCAGTTAGAACTTCTGCTTGGACAGCTGGAACTGCTGGCTTGTTTAAGGACACAATTTATTTATCTAAACCGGTTGCAGGAAGTCGGAATGCTCCTATTTGTAATAATTCAGGCAATGTAGCTCAAGTTGCAAATGATGATAAAGGATTGTTGTTAAATCCTGGTGAGATTAGAGGATTTGGAATATTAGGAACAATAGGTTCTGGATTTAGCATGAATTTACCTGGATTTGGTACCTGTTCTGCTGGAAATTATGGAGACAGTATCATCGCGATCAATCCGGTTCATAATACGCCTGCTGGTGGAATTGGTGTTATCTCAGTCAACTTGGCGGGTGCTAATTTTGGTATTGCTTGCAATCCATTTGGATTTCCAGGAGACGTATTATATTCTAGAATTGATCCAGCAACCTTGGGAATGGTGCCTGTTGTACAAACATGCGGTCAACCTTATGGTCCAGGATCTTATTTCCCTGTTGGTTGTAAAACCTTGTGTTACTTAGCAACAGATGCTGCAGGAAATACTTCAACCTGTCAGTTCGATGTGTGCGTTCGTGCTTATCCGAATACGGTAACTCAATTAACTTGTCATGATGAAATTCAGATTAGTTTAGATGAAAATTGTTTTGCAACTATAAGCGCCGATGAAGTATTGTCAGGCGGACCTTATAAATGTTATGATTTATACATAGTAGAATTAAGAGATTGGATTACCAATATATTGATTGATCGTCAACCCAATGTACCTGGTGTTCAAGTGGGTGTACAAGATATTGGAAGAGAAATAAAAGTAACGGTTAGAGATCCTGCAACAGGGAATTCTTGTTGGGGTCATTTAACAATCGAAGATAAAATTGCACCAATTTTAGTTTGTGCACGAGATACCTGCGTTACTTGTGGAACAACAGAACTCACTCCGGCATTTTTAGGAACTACACGCGTTACTGAAAATTGCGGTGGTTATTCATTAACGTATAAAGATGTTGTAACGCAAGGTGGATGTGCAGTTGGTTATGAAGAACGTATCGTGCGTACCTGGACTGCCATTGATGGTTCAGGTAATAAAGCGGTTTGTTCTCAAACCATTACAGTAGGATTGGCTACTTTAAACAGTGTTGCTGTACCTAAAAATTACGACGATCTGGAAGAGCCTGCTTTGGCTTGTGATGAAAAAATAAATACGACAAAAGATTATACACCGCATTATTTAGCATATCCTTATTGTGTAGATGGATACATTCTGGATTCAGCACATTGGTTTGCTACAGGTGGCTTTTTACCAAGTCCAAATGGAGATTTAGCCGGTGAACGTTTGCCAAGAGTTCTTGGTTGGAATTGCATTGATACTGGATTGTATGTTGGACATCCTAGTCCATGGCCAATTTATTATCCTGCACATCCAAGCTGGAGACCTAATAATCCTGTTTGTTGGGGACCAGACGAAGTTGTTATGTGGGCAGGTACAGGGTATCCATCCGGTAGTGGTTGTTCTAATTTAGGAATCAACTTCCAGGATATCATTATTGATGTTGCAAAACCAGGATGCGATGCAGGTCCAATCGGTTGTTATAAAGTATTGAGGAAATGGACCGTTCTTGATTGGTGTACTTCAATAGTTGGAGGTCACAATCAAGTGATTAAAGTGATTGACAGATATGGACCGCAAGTGTTATATCCAGACACTGTAAATGTGAATATGGAGGTTTGGACTTGTACCGGTAAATGGGAAGTTCCAAAACCATGGTTGTTGGACAATTGCAGCAATGAAATTCATTATACAGTCGAAATTGATAATGGAACCGTGTTAGGAGATGAAAATGCTGGTTATGTTGTAATTGGAATTGAACCAGGCGTATGGAATGGTTATATAGTTGCTGAAGATTGTTGTGGAAATATTACAAAGCACAGAGTTGCAGTTAATGTGGTTGATAATGTACCACCCATTGCAGTTTGTGATCAAAAGACCGTTGTAAGTATCAATGGAAATCAAAGTCCAGGAGAAAATTTTGGAAAAGTATTTGCTAAAGATTTAAATCAAGGTAGTTTTGACAACTGTGCTCCTCATATCTTCTTTAAAGTAATACGCATGGAGCAACTGCGTGGAACGAATAACGGTAGCAATGCAAACCAAGCAGATAATGGAACGAATTGCGCTTCTGTAAATGGAGACGACAATGCAGTTTTAGACGGAAATCAAATTTATTTTGATGATCATGTTAAATTCTGTTGCACAGATGTTGGTAAATCGATTA
Protein-coding sequences here:
- a CDS encoding HYR domain-containing protein — protein: MKRSILYFNLFLGILVAQTSIAQDCQFAAFPPQGLTSSCAGKVALECPDFVLPECGCIPDPNAKPAIVKKHFELNFREFPPGGVHLDSTLTIFETVPAAGCADVTIIMTAIGDLSARPFEDLVLVDENGTIICRVGGLDCQVVESSCTMSFCEFNSQIQGGLRWKILPNSLITNGQSFPFCQESWLDIELRIPQSNIRAINDINHKCGGEVELPNGITKIKWSSINKYTCEEISTVQEINVNDRIPPVILNCPTKGITINLGPGECEAVWNAPMFMAMDDCPFPIVFGQNALSGGCNQFFQNFCGINACGDSGGYFFDIRNKSNCAIYIRGFSAAFTGGSASNFGTYEVYTRNTANTSWRAAPTGGWPTGNTCLNNMPKSAWSLLKTTGVADSVRTSAWTAGTAGLFKDTIYLSKPVAGSRNAPICNNSGNVAQVANDDKGLLLNPGEIRGFGILGTIGSGFSMNLPGFGTCSAGNYGDSIIAINPVHNTPAGGIGVISVNLAGANFGIACNPFGFPGDVLYSRIDPATLGMVPVVQTCGQPYGPGSYFPVGCKTLCYLATDAAGNTSTCQFDVCVRAYPNTVTQLTCHDEIQISLDENCFATISADEVLSGGPYKCYDLYIVELRDWITNILIDRQPNVPGVQVGVQDIGREIKVTVRDPATGNSCWGHLTIEDKIAPILVCARDTCVTCGTTELTPAFLGTTRVTENCGGYSLTYKDVVTQGGCAVGYEERIVRTWTAIDGSGNKAVCSQTITVGLATLNSVAVPKNYDDLEEPALACDEKINTTKDYTPHYLAYPYCVDGYILDSAHWFATGGFLPSPNGDLAGERLPRVLGWNCIDTGLYVGHPSPWPIYYPAHPSWRPNNPVCWGPDEVVMWAGTGYPSGSGCSNLGINFQDIIIDVAKPGCDAGPIGCYKVLRKWTVLDWCTSIVGGHNQVIKVIDRYGPQVLYPDTVNVNMEVWTCTGKWEVPKPWLLDNCSNEIHYTVEIDNGTVLGDENAGYVVIGIEPGVWNGYIVAEDCCGNITKHRVAVNVVDNVPPIAVCDQKTVVSINGNQSPGENFGKVFAKDLNQGSFDNCAPHIFFKVIRMEQLRGTNNGSNANQADNGTNCASVNGDDNAVLDGNQIYFDDHVKFCCTDVGKSIMVVLRVFDRDPGAGPIAPNRMNPGGPLFNRFSDCMIEVEVQDKSVPTVVPPPNIVVSCWFWFDVDKLSDPNDATFGRVVNDLSQRHKVVTHDLVCYNYCVRNDITGYPGYVPGAPPSNPPAWNRACEYYRFLFDTAHYDRKYELVWGFDGTVLGACGTNYSISVNDNRECGQGQLTRTIVARGPNGISVTGTQIIWVVDCDPFYINRADNCDPDDDITWPGNCTGQATTIDGCGADISPDNPLLGRPVIENNADDLCALISIEYTDEIFTIEPDACFKVLRHWTVIDWCQYDPSIDPVKGRWSYLQIIKVHDTDKPVISVEIGDCEPAVKNAANNICYGHITITVDATDNCSPLDWLFYDYKIDIFNDGIGVHSGFDYAVGPLTKKEYAAGRTPLKHHNPLADDEFNPFDASGSYPIGIHKICWYVEDGCGNLAANCQLFEIKDCKAPTPYCHVGVITTVMPSSGCVTLWARDLDAGSYDNCSDPEDLRIYFDDFGSDSVTICCEDFVSSKINDELIIPVTICVEDEEGNKDCCKTTIVIQDPHNVCPDVGSFGRITGELKTLNDEGTQDADVQLIESAVMKKQMTTSSNGLYLFGDLNYGVAQEYVVKPRRTDDPLNGVSTADIVKIQRHILGIEDLNSPYKLIAADVNNSSSITAADISEIRKLILGVSNQFSKADSWTFIPKDHFMDATNPWNAPREVIVPMPTATEKIENFIAVKMGDVNNNARGHNFSGSTSRNNSQLHFELDNVPVVAGEIYKLQFKASDFTDISGYQFALKFDANLLTYAGVEAGALAIDESNFGLNRVESGILTTSWNNKTPVSLEAKSTLFAIVFHATGSAHIGNLLAITSDVTSAEAYGSNLQLKDVLLNIRTEKGLVESGVFELYQNTPNPFVKESVINYRLPEAGPAKLSIYDVTGKVLRVYELNGIKGLNSVKINRTELNGSGVLYYQLDAINFTATKRMLVMD